Proteins from one Flavobacterium branchiarum genomic window:
- the aroQ gene encoding type II 3-dehydroquinate dehydratase: MKIIIINGPNLNLLGKREPEVYGSQTFEDYFVTLQNSFPNIELNYYQSNIEGELIGKIQEFGFTYDGIILNAGAYTHTSIGIGDAIKAVTTPVIEVHISNTYARESFRHQSYISGNAKGVILGFGLKSYELAIHSFL, from the coding sequence ATGAAAATCATCATTATAAACGGACCAAATCTGAATCTTTTAGGAAAAAGAGAACCCGAAGTTTATGGCTCTCAAACATTTGAAGACTACTTTGTGACGTTACAAAATTCTTTTCCAAATATTGAACTAAATTATTATCAAAGTAATATTGAAGGGGAGCTAATTGGAAAAATACAAGAGTTTGGGTTTACTTATGACGGTATTATTTTAAATGCCGGTGCATACACCCATACTTCAATTGGTATTGGTGATGCAATAAAAGCGGTTACAACTCCTGTTATAGAAGTTCATATTTCTAATACTTATGCACGCGAAAGCTTTCGCCACCAATCGTATATATCAGGAAACGCTAAAGGAGTCATTCTTGGTTTTGGTTTAAAAAGTTACGAGCTTGCTATACACTCTTTTTTATAG
- a CDS encoding porin family protein, whose protein sequence is MKKLILGAVLFLATATTMQAQFLQIGAKAGVNFANLNGTDVQTDAITSYHAGLVAEIKLLDRFSIQPELLYSTQGATYKNALGEFKDKLGYLSIPVLAKIYLSDSFSLEAGPQASFLLSQKNDFDIKDAKTFDFALAAGLGFKVTKNIFIQGRYGLGLTEVSKDAKAKNSVFQLSAGFMF, encoded by the coding sequence ATGAAAAAATTAATTTTAGGAGCTGTACTATTCTTAGCAACAGCAACAACAATGCAAGCTCAATTTTTACAAATCGGAGCAAAAGCTGGGGTGAATTTTGCAAATTTAAATGGAACAGACGTTCAGACCGATGCGATAACTAGTTATCATGCTGGTTTGGTAGCAGAAATTAAGTTATTAGATAGATTCTCAATTCAACCTGAGCTTTTGTACTCTACACAAGGAGCAACTTATAAAAATGCTTTAGGAGAATTTAAAGACAAATTAGGATATTTATCTATTCCTGTATTGGCAAAAATTTATTTAAGTGATTCATTTAGCCTTGAGGCAGGTCCACAAGCTTCTTTCCTTTTAAGTCAAAAAAATGATTTTGATATTAAAGATGCTAAAACATTTGATTTCGCTCTTGCGGCTGGATTAGGATTTAAAGTCACAAAAAATATTTTTATCCAAGGTCGTTATGGTTTAGGTTTAACAGAAGTATCGAAAGATGCTAAAGCGAAAAACTCAGTTTTCCAACTTTCAGCTGGATTCATGTTCTAA
- a CDS encoding porin family protein gives MKKITLSIIAVLAFGFANAQETKFGVKGGLNVTNFAGGNYYDAKSLVGFHVGGFAEIKIIKRLAIQPELLFSTQGAKMKFPGESDFNSKLNYLNVPVLAKFFVTKEFTVEAGPQIGFLLSAKQDGENAKDLYKTTDLGFNFGAGYSFTENVFVNIRYTVGVSNVGDYNVEDLEDYYDSPKNSVLALSLGYKF, from the coding sequence ATGAAAAAAATTACTTTATCTATTATTGCGGTTTTAGCATTTGGTTTTGCAAATGCTCAAGAAACTAAGTTTGGAGTAAAAGGAGGTTTGAATGTTACAAACTTCGCAGGTGGAAATTATTATGATGCTAAATCTTTAGTAGGTTTTCACGTTGGAGGTTTTGCTGAGATTAAGATTATTAAAAGATTAGCTATTCAGCCTGAGCTTTTATTCTCAACTCAAGGTGCTAAAATGAAGTTTCCTGGTGAAAGTGATTTCAATTCTAAATTGAATTATTTAAATGTTCCTGTATTGGCTAAATTTTTTGTAACAAAAGAATTTACTGTTGAAGCCGGTCCACAAATTGGATTTTTATTATCAGCTAAACAAGATGGTGAAAATGCTAAAGATCTTTATAAAACTACAGATTTAGGATTTAACTTTGGAGCAGGGTACAGTTTTACAGAAAATGTTTTTGTAAATATTCGTTATACGGTTGGTGTATCTAATGTTGGAGATTATAATGTTGAGGATTTAGAAGATTATTATGATAGCCCAAAAAACAGTGTGTTAGCATTGTCTTTAGGTTATAAATTCTAA
- the xerD gene encoding site-specific tyrosine recombinase XerD encodes MNWNSYVKDYQSYLKIERGLSKNTIENYVFDIERLCLFLAENKIEISPVKISEETIQQFIYSVSKEVNARSQARIISGLKSFFNYLIFEDYRNTTPLELIESPKTGRKLPDTLSVDDIDALIAAIDLSSNEGERNRAMLETLYSCGLRVSELVALRISDLFFEEGFVKITGKGNKERFVPIGESTQKFILLYVNSVRLHLNIKKGHEDTLFLNRRGSQLTRAMIFTIIKDLAFKIGLNKSISPHTLRHSFATHLLENGADLRSIQLMLGHESITTTEIYVHLDRTFLTQVINTFHPRR; translated from the coding sequence ATGAATTGGAATAGCTATGTAAAAGATTACCAATCTTATCTTAAGATAGAACGTGGTTTATCTAAAAATACCATCGAAAATTATGTTTTTGATATTGAGCGGTTGTGTCTTTTTTTAGCTGAGAATAAAATTGAAATTTCTCCTGTAAAAATTAGTGAAGAAACCATACAGCAATTTATATATTCCGTTTCCAAAGAAGTAAATGCGCGCTCTCAGGCTCGTATTATTTCTGGTTTGAAAAGTTTTTTTAATTATTTAATTTTCGAAGACTACCGTAATACGACCCCGTTAGAACTTATAGAGTCACCTAAAACGGGCAGAAAATTACCAGATACGCTGTCGGTTGATGATATTGATGCGCTAATTGCTGCTATCGATTTGAGCTCTAATGAAGGCGAACGAAATCGAGCTATGTTGGAAACCTTATATAGTTGCGGGCTTCGTGTTTCGGAATTAGTTGCCTTAAGAATATCGGATTTGTTTTTTGAGGAAGGTTTTGTGAAAATTACAGGGAAAGGAAATAAAGAACGTTTTGTTCCTATTGGAGAATCTACTCAAAAATTTATTTTACTGTACGTGAATTCAGTTCGGCTACATCTAAATATTAAAAAAGGGCATGAAGATACTTTGTTCCTCAACAGAAGAGGGAGTCAGTTAACTAGAGCCATGATTTTTACAATCATTAAAGATTTAGCTTTTAAAATTGGTTTAAATAAAAGCATAAGTCCGCATACTTTAAGGCATTCTTTTGCAACACATTTACTTGAAAATGGTGCCGATTTAAGATCAATACAATTAATGTTAGGGCATGAATCAATCACTACAACCGAAATTTATGTTCATCTGGATAGAACATTCTTAACGCAAGTAATTAATACTTTTCATCCCAGAAGATAG
- a CDS encoding PAS domain-containing sensor histidine kinase, whose amino-acid sequence MGFDLYEDENCQKLNNFYKKLFAEIPDLIFQFVVDVDNTYSFPLVSKSMEEVFELSITEFSNRSKFFIYERVHPEDQHLFICSLSKAKKSLTPWEIEFRVVLPKKGIRWLKVCSKTEGSLDGRVSFYGRMSDVTDIKDQELKLKLSEERFQFALDASTVGVWDWDMVTNSVFYSSLSLKILELQSNDIFDDPERWDKIVHPDDLPKYYSDIQEHFDNKVPYYENYHRVLTSSGKYKWILDRGKVIERDLNGKPLRVLGTHTDVSYQKEKELELIKTMKLFSDQNNRLLNFSHIVSHNLNTQAGNIKSILDFVDEDHSKETIEEMLAHLRTVSNDLNETISNLTQVVQIQSNLNIVIKPLKLRYSIDKTVSAIRAFSGKVKITILNNVPDYVTISFNPAYLESVLLNFTTNAIKYAHPDRAPVIEFVFAIEPDGRKALNIRDNGIGIDLELYGDLIFGMYKTFHKHKEARGIGLYITKNQIESMKGEVSVASVVGEGTTFKIIFNDDL is encoded by the coding sequence ATGGGTTTTGATTTATATGAAGATGAAAATTGTCAGAAGTTGAATAACTTTTACAAGAAATTATTTGCCGAAATTCCTGACTTAATTTTTCAATTTGTTGTCGATGTCGATAACACCTATTCTTTTCCTTTGGTGAGTAAGTCCATGGAAGAGGTGTTTGAGTTGTCTATAACTGAATTTTCTAATCGTAGTAAGTTTTTTATCTACGAGAGAGTGCATCCTGAGGATCAGCATCTGTTTATTTGTTCGCTTTCTAAAGCAAAAAAATCTTTAACTCCATGGGAAATTGAATTTCGAGTAGTGTTGCCAAAAAAAGGGATTCGTTGGTTAAAAGTGTGCTCAAAAACAGAGGGTTCACTTGATGGAAGGGTAAGTTTTTATGGACGAATGTCTGATGTTACTGACATTAAAGATCAAGAGCTAAAACTTAAATTATCCGAAGAACGTTTTCAGTTTGCCTTAGATGCTTCGACTGTAGGTGTTTGGGATTGGGATATGGTAACCAATAGCGTTTTTTATTCTTCTTTGTCTTTAAAGATTTTAGAATTACAATCCAATGATATTTTTGATGATCCAGAACGTTGGGATAAAATTGTGCATCCGGATGATTTGCCTAAGTATTATTCTGATATTCAGGAGCATTTTGATAATAAAGTGCCCTATTATGAAAATTATCATCGCGTATTGACCTCTAGTGGTAAATACAAATGGATATTGGATCGTGGCAAGGTTATCGAAAGAGATCTTAATGGTAAACCATTGCGCGTATTAGGTACGCATACTGATGTTTCTTATCAGAAGGAGAAAGAGCTAGAGCTTATTAAGACAATGAAATTGTTTAGTGATCAAAATAATCGATTACTTAATTTTTCACATATTGTCTCGCATAATCTAAATACGCAGGCTGGGAATATTAAAAGTATTCTTGATTTTGTAGATGAAGATCATAGTAAGGAGACAATTGAAGAAATGTTGGCTCATTTGCGTACTGTTTCTAATGATTTAAATGAAACTATTTCTAATTTAACGCAGGTTGTTCAGATTCAAAGCAACCTTAATATTGTGATAAAGCCTCTTAAATTAAGGTATAGTATCGATAAAACAGTTTCGGCAATAAGGGCTTTTAGTGGTAAAGTTAAAATCACAATACTTAATAATGTCCCTGATTATGTAACGATTAGTTTTAATCCTGCTTATTTAGAAAGTGTTTTGTTGAATTTTACGACTAATGCAATTAAATACGCGCATCCTGATAGAGCTCCTGTAATTGAGTTTGTTTTTGCAATTGAGCCTGATGGTCGTAAAGCTTTAAATATTAGAGATAATGGCATCGGAATTGATTTAGAGCTATATGGGGACTTGATATTTGGAATGTACAAAACGTTTCATAAGCATAAAGAAGCTCGCGGAATAGGATTATATATTACTAAGAATCAAATAGAATCAATGAAAGGGGAGGTTTCTGTAGCAAGTGTTGTTGGAGAAGGGACTACTTTTAAAATTATTTTTAATGATGATTTATAG
- the rny gene encoding ribonuclease Y, whose product MDSIITIIISGIIGIAAGFGIAKIIEKSNISNLIKNSKKEAASILKDANLEAENIKKDKILQAKERFIELKSEHEQVILARDKKVAEVEKRVRDKESQVSNELSKAKKTNDDYEAKTQEYNTKIEVLDKKQAEVDKLHKSQLQQLEVISGLSADEAKNQLMEGLKAEAKSNAMSHIQDTIEEAKLTAQQEAKKIIINTIQRVGTEEAVENCVSVFNIESDDVKGRIIGREGRNIRALEAATGVEIIVDDTPEAIILSCFDPVRREIARLALHKLVTDGRIHPARIEEVVAKTAKQIDDEIIEVGKRTVIDLGIHGLHPELIKVVGRMKYRSSYGQNLLQHSREVSKLCGIMAAELGLNVKLAKRAGLLHDIGKVPDTESDLPHALLGMQWAEKYGEKEEVCNAIGAHHDEIEMKSLLSPIVQVCDAISGARPGARRQVLDSYIQRLKDLEEVAYGFNGVKNAYAIQAGRELRVIVESEKVSDENAASLSFDISQKIQTEMTYPGQVKVTVIRETRAVNIAK is encoded by the coding sequence ATGGACAGTATAATAACGATCATTATTTCAGGAATCATAGGTATTGCAGCGGGTTTTGGGATAGCCAAAATCATAGAAAAGAGCAATATTTCCAATTTAATCAAGAACTCAAAAAAAGAAGCAGCATCTATATTAAAAGATGCTAATCTAGAAGCCGAAAACATTAAGAAAGACAAAATACTTCAAGCTAAAGAGCGTTTTATTGAATTAAAATCAGAACACGAACAAGTAATCCTTGCTAGAGACAAGAAAGTAGCCGAAGTAGAAAAAAGAGTAAGAGATAAAGAATCTCAAGTTTCGAATGAGTTATCAAAAGCTAAAAAAACTAATGATGATTACGAAGCTAAAACGCAAGAATACAATACTAAAATTGAAGTTTTAGATAAAAAACAAGCTGAAGTTGACAAATTACACAAAAGTCAATTACAGCAATTAGAAGTTATTTCAGGACTTTCTGCTGATGAAGCTAAAAACCAACTAATGGAAGGTTTAAAAGCTGAAGCAAAAAGTAATGCAATGTCTCATATTCAAGATACTATTGAAGAGGCTAAACTTACCGCTCAACAAGAAGCTAAGAAAATCATCATTAATACAATTCAAAGAGTTGGAACTGAAGAAGCAGTAGAAAACTGTGTATCGGTGTTTAACATTGAATCTGATGATGTAAAAGGTAGAATTATCGGGCGTGAAGGTAGAAATATCCGTGCGCTTGAAGCAGCAACTGGTGTTGAAATCATTGTAGACGATACTCCTGAAGCAATTATCCTTTCTTGTTTCGACCCTGTTCGTAGAGAAATTGCTCGTTTAGCATTACATAAACTAGTTACCGATGGGCGTATTCACCCAGCACGTATCGAAGAAGTTGTTGCTAAGACAGCCAAACAAATTGATGACGAAATCATCGAAGTTGGTAAACGTACCGTTATAGACTTAGGAATTCACGGTTTACACCCTGAATTAATTAAAGTGGTTGGACGTATGAAATACCGTTCTTCTTATGGTCAGAACTTACTACAACACTCTAGAGAAGTATCCAAATTGTGTGGTATTATGGCCGCTGAATTAGGTTTAAATGTTAAACTAGCTAAAAGAGCAGGTTTACTACACGATATTGGTAAAGTTCCAGATACTGAAAGTGATTTACCTCACGCATTATTAGGAATGCAATGGGCTGAGAAATATGGTGAGAAAGAAGAAGTTTGTAATGCAATTGGTGCGCATCACGACGAAATCGAAATGAAATCACTATTATCACCAATCGTTCAGGTTTGTGATGCTATTTCTGGCGCAAGACCTGGTGCAAGAAGACAAGTATTAGATTCTTACATCCAACGTTTAAAAGATCTTGAAGAAGTTGCTTACGGATTTAATGGAGTTAAAAACGCTTATGCTATTCAAGCAGGTAGAGAACTTCGTGTAATCGTAGAAAGCGAAAAAGTATCTGATGAAAATGCTGCAAGCTTATCTTTTGATATTTCACAAAAAATACAAACCGAAATGACTTATCCAGGTCAGGTTAAGGTAACTGTTATACGAGAAACTAGAGCTGTAAATATTGCTAAATAA
- a CDS encoding cell division protein ZapA, with amino-acid sequence MDEKLKIKISIADRVYPLTVDLSQEEGLRSASKKIDVMIKQFEENYAVRDKQDVLAMCALQFASQVEQKQIDKATDSDETIERIKRLNTLLDQYLEN; translated from the coding sequence ATGGACGAAAAGCTTAAAATTAAAATATCAATCGCAGACAGAGTCTACCCTTTAACGGTAGATCTTTCTCAGGAAGAAGGGCTTAGAAGCGCTTCAAAAAAAATTGATGTGATGATAAAGCAGTTTGAAGAAAATTATGCTGTTCGTGACAAACAGGATGTTTTAGCCATGTGTGCATTACAATTTGCGTCGCAAGTAGAGCAAAAACAAATCGATAAAGCAACTGATAGTGATGAAACTATCGAACGAATTAAAAGATTAAATACCCTTTTAGATCAATATCTCGAAAATTAA
- a CDS encoding M23 family metallopeptidase → MKYPILFLLFFNFIVAQTEYPKDYFRSPLDIPMQLSGNFGELRPNHFHAGFDLKTNQREGLKVYAVADGYISRIKISTFGNGKTLYVTHPNGYTSVYGHLQSMVGSIQEFIKQTHYKEKSFEIEMFLKPGEMVVTKGQLIGLSGNTGSSEGPHLHFEFRDSKTEFVINPMLFGFDKNIKDTKKPVVSNLYVYPVGDNTIVNQSKVPLMLNLSLQKDGTYLSDRVATNGKIGFGITAVDYDDVSFNKNGVYKVESFYNGKSNYGYQFNTYSFDEMRYINALIDYSRYKKTGQRVQKLFMKTPFALSIIKTDSLNGVLPVVPNLASAYRVEVSDFFGNTNTINIPVQYNSLPVVVNPAPVVSDYLVKYNKDALFSKNNMSVFFPAGAFYDDFNLNFDVKNDRIYVHDDTVPVHSSFTITIEDDKYPENLKDKVYIGRFTGKNSSYNSTLRKGAVYTAKSRILGQFGLVVDTIKPTISIAKPIEGKWISDVKKIQFTINDGMSGIKSYNGYLNGKWILFEYDNKTKKITHDFNDGVVAEGANDLKIEVVDNVGNSAIFETRFFRSQIK, encoded by the coding sequence ATGAAATATCCTATACTTTTTTTGCTGTTTTTTAATTTTATCGTTGCTCAGACTGAATATCCAAAAGATTATTTTAGATCTCCACTTGATATTCCGATGCAACTTTCTGGGAACTTTGGCGAGTTAAGACCCAATCATTTTCATGCCGGTTTCGATTTAAAAACGAATCAAAGAGAAGGGTTAAAAGTGTATGCTGTTGCTGATGGATATATTTCAAGAATTAAAATTTCGACTTTTGGAAATGGAAAAACATTATATGTAACCCATCCCAATGGTTATACATCTGTGTATGGGCATTTGCAAAGTATGGTTGGTTCTATTCAAGAATTTATTAAACAGACGCACTACAAAGAAAAATCTTTTGAAATTGAAATGTTTTTGAAGCCTGGTGAAATGGTTGTTACCAAAGGGCAGTTAATAGGTTTGTCTGGAAACACAGGGTCTTCAGAAGGGCCACATTTGCATTTTGAATTCCGTGATTCAAAAACGGAGTTTGTTATTAATCCGATGCTTTTTGGTTTTGATAAAAACATTAAAGACACAAAAAAACCTGTTGTTTCAAATTTATATGTTTATCCAGTTGGTGATAATACAATTGTAAATCAGTCTAAAGTTCCGTTAATGCTTAATTTATCATTGCAAAAAGATGGTACTTATTTGTCTGATCGTGTAGCAACAAATGGAAAGATTGGTTTTGGAATTACTGCTGTGGATTACGATGATGTTTCTTTTAATAAAAATGGAGTTTACAAAGTAGAATCTTTTTATAACGGAAAATCTAATTATGGGTATCAGTTTAATACGTATTCATTTGATGAAATGCGTTATATAAATGCTTTAATTGATTATTCTAGATATAAAAAAACAGGCCAAAGAGTTCAGAAATTGTTTATGAAAACCCCTTTTGCTTTGAGTATCATCAAAACAGATTCTCTTAACGGAGTACTCCCAGTTGTTCCAAATCTAGCATCGGCATATCGAGTTGAAGTCTCTGATTTTTTTGGAAATACCAATACAATTAATATTCCTGTTCAGTATAATTCTTTGCCCGTAGTTGTAAATCCAGCACCTGTTGTTTCAGATTATTTGGTGAAGTATAATAAAGACGCTCTTTTTTCTAAAAACAATATGTCGGTATTTTTCCCTGCAGGTGCATTTTACGATGATTTCAATTTAAATTTTGATGTAAAAAATGATCGTATTTATGTTCACGATGACACGGTTCCAGTACATTCTAGTTTCACGATTACTATAGAGGATGATAAATATCCCGAGAATCTTAAAGACAAAGTGTACATAGGTAGGTTTACTGGGAAGAATAGTAGCTATAATTCTACATTGCGTAAAGGAGCCGTTTATACTGCGAAATCAAGAATTTTAGGACAGTTCGGATTGGTTGTAGATACTATTAAACCGACAATTAGTATCGCTAAACCTATTGAAGGAAAGTGGATAAGTGATGTGAAAAAAATTCAGTTTACAATAAATGATGGTATGTCAGGGATTAAATCCTACAATGGGTATTTGAATGGTAAATGGATTTTGTTTGAGTATGATAACAAAACAAAAAAAATTACTCATGATTTTAATGATGGAGTTGTGGCAGAAGGGGCGAATGATTTAAAGATAGAAGTTGTTGATAATGTGGGGAATTCTGCTATCTTTGAGACACGTTTTTTTAGAAGTCAAATAAAATAA
- a CDS encoding TonB-dependent receptor, which produces MNKNLLFVVLLLCFSFVSIAQNARVKGIILNESNFPVTDVNVSHSGNVTQSNSDGFFDISIPSNKKVIIVFTHVSQKMITVTVTLKPNEIFVLNPVMNSYAEQMGEIVVMANKKRIQGITTIDQTTIKKIPGANAGIENILKTLPGVNSNNELSTQYAVRGGNYDENLVYVNEIEVYRPFLIRSGQQEGLSFTNTDLVQNVDFSAGGFQAKFGDKLSSVLDITYRKPTRFGASFEASLLGGSVAVDAVSKNKKWSAITGVRYRNNSMLVNSQDTQTNYTPSYTDIQTNINYFASAKWHWSFLGAISQNKYLYQPLTRETKFGTIDKPMALAVYYEGQERDKYDTYFGAIKSTYNVSPDFTLKFIGSIFHTQEQEHYDILAQYRLGEVDSDGSVVLQEVNYTKGIGSQLNHARNDLDALIVNAELKGIYNWKENLLEWGVKYTRESIRDRVSEWEVIDSAGFSVNPPIVNLPRNNQPYESYSGPLFPYQNVRAINFNTINRFSGYAQWSRKGNLGSSEVWYNAGVRFQDWKVSGGIVEGKNQFVVSPRAQFAIKPDWDMDMVFRLSGGLYHQPPFYRELRDASGVVLPNTKAQQSVHVVLSNDYSFKMWNRPFKLISELYYKSLSDVNVYTIDNVRIRYAADNNAKAYAQGLDFRLNGEFVPGTESWFSFGYLKTEENYENRGYIARPTDQRLKFALLFQDYMPNIPSVKLYLNMVYNTGLPGGSPSYSDPYLYQNRLKDYRRADVGFSKVFIDDNRVAKSKLFKEFKELTLGFEIFNLFDNKNAITNTWVRDVYSKNQYAIPNYMTSRVFNIKLTARL; this is translated from the coding sequence TTGAACAAGAACCTACTATTTGTTGTCCTTTTATTGTGTTTTAGTTTTGTTTCGATTGCTCAAAATGCTCGAGTAAAAGGAATAATTCTTAATGAAAGTAATTTTCCAGTTACAGATGTAAATGTTTCTCACTCGGGAAATGTTACGCAGTCTAATTCGGATGGTTTCTTTGATATTTCTATTCCATCTAATAAAAAGGTGATTATTGTTTTTACTCACGTTTCACAGAAAATGATTACCGTAACAGTGACTTTAAAGCCAAATGAAATATTTGTTTTAAATCCTGTTATGAATAGTTATGCTGAACAAATGGGTGAGATTGTTGTCATGGCAAATAAAAAACGAATACAAGGAATTACAACTATAGATCAAACTACTATAAAGAAAATCCCAGGTGCTAATGCAGGTATCGAAAATATATTAAAGACATTGCCTGGAGTAAATTCTAACAATGAATTGAGTACGCAATACGCAGTTCGAGGAGGGAATTACGATGAGAATCTTGTTTATGTGAATGAGATTGAAGTGTATCGTCCGTTTTTAATTCGTTCAGGACAACAAGAAGGATTGAGTTTTACTAATACTGATTTGGTTCAGAATGTTGATTTCTCAGCTGGAGGGTTTCAAGCGAAATTTGGTGATAAATTATCGTCTGTTTTAGATATCACTTATCGTAAACCAACACGATTTGGAGCGTCTTTTGAAGCTAGTTTGCTTGGGGGGAGTGTTGCTGTAGACGCTGTTTCTAAAAACAAGAAATGGTCTGCAATCACAGGAGTTCGTTATCGAAACAATAGTATGCTTGTAAATAGTCAAGATACACAAACAAATTATACGCCTTCGTATACAGATATTCAAACGAACATTAATTATTTCGCTTCGGCAAAATGGCACTGGAGTTTTCTTGGGGCGATTTCTCAAAATAAATATTTATATCAGCCATTAACTCGAGAAACTAAATTTGGAACAATCGATAAGCCAATGGCACTTGCAGTTTATTATGAAGGGCAAGAAAGGGATAAATATGACACTTATTTTGGAGCTATAAAATCAACGTATAATGTCTCTCCTGATTTTACATTAAAGTTCATCGGCTCTATATTTCATACACAAGAGCAAGAGCATTACGATATTTTGGCTCAATACCGCTTAGGAGAAGTTGATAGTGATGGTTCGGTAGTTTTGCAAGAAGTAAATTATACTAAAGGAATTGGCTCGCAATTAAATCATGCGCGAAATGATCTTGATGCTTTAATTGTAAATGCGGAATTAAAAGGAATTTATAATTGGAAAGAAAATCTTCTGGAATGGGGAGTAAAATATACTCGCGAATCTATTCGTGATCGTGTTTCTGAATGGGAGGTAATTGATTCGGCAGGTTTTTCGGTAAATCCACCCATTGTAAATTTGCCTAGAAATAACCAGCCGTATGAATCGTATTCAGGGCCACTTTTTCCTTATCAAAATGTGAGGGCGATAAATTTTAATACTATAAACCGTTTCTCTGGTTATGCACAATGGAGCCGAAAAGGGAATTTAGGATCTAGTGAGGTTTGGTACAATGCAGGTGTTCGTTTTCAGGACTGGAAAGTCTCTGGAGGAATTGTTGAGGGAAAGAACCAGTTTGTGGTTAGTCCGCGTGCGCAATTTGCTATAAAGCCAGATTGGGATATGGATATGGTTTTTAGACTTTCAGGAGGTCTATATCATCAGCCACCTTTTTACAGAGAATTACGTGATGCAAGTGGAGTAGTTTTGCCAAATACTAAAGCACAACAATCGGTGCATGTTGTTTTGAGTAATGATTATAGTTTTAAAATGTGGAATCGACCATTTAAGCTTATTTCAGAGTTGTATTATAAGTCATTATCAGATGTGAATGTTTATACCATAGATAATGTTAGAATTCGATATGCTGCTGATAATAACGCGAAGGCTTATGCTCAAGGTTTGGATTTTAGATTAAATGGTGAGTTTGTGCCTGGAACTGAATCTTGGTTTAGTTTTGGATATTTAAAAACGGAAGAGAATTACGAGAATAGAGGATACATAGCAAGGCCAACCGATCAACGACTGAAATTTGCGCTTTTGTTTCAAGATTATATGCCTAATATACCGAGTGTGAAATTGTATTTGAATATGGTTTATAATACGGGATTGCCTGGGGGATCTCCTTCGTATTCGGATCCGTACTTATACCAAAATCGATTGAAAGATTACCGTCGAGCAGATGTTGGATTCTCTAAAGTTTTTATTGATGATAATAGAGTTGCCAAAAGTAAGCTGTTTAAAGAGTTTAAAGAATTGACATTAGGATTTGAGATTTTTAATCTTTTTGATAACAAAAATGCAATTACAAACACATGGGTTCGTGATGTGTATTCTAAAAATCAATATGCAATTCCTAATTATATGACTTCTAGAGTTTTTAATATAAAATTAACTGCTAGGTTATAA
- a CDS encoding DUF2971 domain-containing protein, translating into MYRHHSNINLPKDPNTIVWKYLDLSKFLDLLMSKKLFMSRSDKFEDQYEGTFSEPTYEEIKKLAKDNPDFIDYYKTHREKVAISSWHINEYESFAMWQIFTQNSEGLAIQSTIGRLQKALKPENNFDQYIGEVNYIDYKKEYIPFDDLFFPFLFKRKSFQYEREVRIITDTSKSNIKINDGLRVNVNLKYLIEKIYIHPKSENWYKKLVIDLVHKLGYDFDIEKSDLESDILI; encoded by the coding sequence ATGTATCGCCATCATTCAAACATAAATCTGCCTAAAGACCCAAATACAATAGTTTGGAAATACTTAGATCTATCCAAATTTCTAGACTTATTAATGTCTAAAAAACTTTTCATGTCTCGATCTGACAAATTTGAAGATCAGTACGAAGGCACCTTTAGCGAACCTACTTACGAAGAGATTAAAAAACTTGCTAAAGACAATCCTGATTTCATAGACTATTACAAAACACACCGAGAAAAAGTAGCGATAAGTAGTTGGCATATCAATGAATATGAATCTTTTGCTATGTGGCAGATATTCACTCAAAATAGTGAAGGATTAGCTATTCAATCTACCATTGGAAGATTACAAAAAGCATTGAAACCGGAGAATAATTTTGACCAATATATAGGCGAAGTGAACTATATAGACTACAAGAAAGAATACATCCCTTTTGACGATCTATTCTTTCCGTTTTTATTCAAAAGAAAAAGCTTTCAATATGAGCGTGAAGTACGCATCATTACAGACACCTCCAAAAGCAACATTAAGATTAATGATGGATTAAGAGTTAATGTAAATCTTAAATATCTTATTGAAAAAATTTATATCCACCCCAAATCAGAGAACTGGTATAAAAAACTCGTAATCGATTTGGTTCACAAACTAGGTTATGATTTTGACATTGAAAAATCAGATCTTGAAAGTGATATCTTGATATAA